A stretch of Methanosphaerula palustris E1-9c DNA encodes these proteins:
- a CDS encoding potassium channel family protein translates to MPTLKESVYDILDYDPECGLVEKIVTIGLIILIITNVIAVILQTEPGIGTEYATFFNVFEVFSVGIFTIEYLLRLWSITVDLRYREPVRGRLRFMVTPFALIDVLAVLPFYVPFFLPVDLRTLRLFRLLRVLRLFKTGRYSQAFDIFIRVFRNKQAELLVTVAVALVLLIISSSLMYSVEHDVQPDKFPSIIGTMWWAMATLTTIGYGDVTPITPLGKLLSGCIAVLGIALFGLPAGIFASGFMEEIQRKTQHPVICPHCGKLIDEQNRERET, encoded by the coding sequence ATGCCTACCTTGAAGGAGTCTGTCTACGACATCCTTGATTACGATCCCGAGTGCGGCCTCGTCGAGAAGATTGTCACTATCGGTCTGATTATTCTCATTATCACCAATGTCATTGCGGTGATCCTCCAGACCGAACCCGGGATCGGCACGGAGTACGCGACCTTTTTTAACGTCTTTGAGGTGTTCTCGGTTGGTATCTTCACCATCGAATATCTTCTCCGGTTGTGGAGCATCACCGTCGATCTGCGCTATCGCGAGCCCGTCCGGGGACGGCTTCGGTTCATGGTCACACCGTTCGCTCTCATCGATGTGCTCGCCGTCCTTCCCTTCTACGTGCCGTTTTTCTTACCGGTGGACCTTCGGACGCTACGTCTCTTCCGCCTGCTCCGTGTCCTCCGTCTTTTCAAGACAGGGCGGTATTCACAGGCCTTTGATATCTTTATCCGGGTCTTTCGAAACAAACAGGCTGAACTTCTCGTCACTGTCGCTGTCGCCCTGGTCCTGCTCATCATCTCCTCGAGCCTGATGTACTCGGTCGAGCACGATGTTCAGCCCGACAAATTCCCGAGTATCATCGGAACCATGTGGTGGGCGATGGCGACCCTCACCACGATCGGATATGGTGATGTCACCCCGATAACTCCACTCGGCAAACTCCTCTCAGGGTGCATCGCGGTCCTCGGAATCGCGCTCTTCGGTCTTCCGGCCGGTATCTTCGCCTCTGGATTTATGGAAGAGATACAGAGGAAAACTCAGCATCCCGTTATCTGCCCGCATTGCGGGAAGTTGATCGACGAACAGAACAGAGAGAGGGAGACCTGA
- a CDS encoding DUF6159 family protein has product MFERISRSIELVKMSWRILMEDKKLLVFPILSGIVMLIVIATFILPLIFSKGAFSLETNSITGIILLFLFYLVSYFVVIFFNVGLISCVYAKLQGNAMTVGGGLAAAGKHLGSILAWAIIAATVGLILRLIEDREGTIGQIVGGLVGGVWSLITMFVVPVLVFEDRGVFDAMKGSLGLFKKTWGESAVGSLSIGLVFVAIGIIGFLLMLATLLLNDILVFFAAVAIYVVLIAILAILASAMQGIFVVALYIYAKTGQVPPVFNRDLVEGAFTPRSQKFGGTI; this is encoded by the coding sequence ATGTTTGAACGTATTTCGCGCAGTATTGAACTCGTAAAAATGAGCTGGCGTATCCTGATGGAGGACAAGAAACTCCTCGTATTTCCGATATTGTCAGGGATCGTCATGCTGATTGTGATCGCCACGTTTATTCTGCCGCTGATCTTCTCGAAAGGCGCATTCTCGCTGGAGACCAATTCGATCACCGGGATCATCCTCCTGTTCCTCTTCTACCTCGTCAGTTACTTTGTGGTGATCTTCTTCAATGTCGGCCTGATCAGTTGCGTCTACGCAAAACTGCAGGGGAATGCGATGACCGTCGGGGGAGGACTTGCTGCAGCCGGCAAGCACCTCGGCTCCATCCTCGCCTGGGCGATCATCGCCGCCACGGTGGGTCTGATCCTTCGCCTGATCGAAGACCGTGAAGGTACCATCGGGCAGATCGTCGGAGGACTGGTCGGCGGGGTCTGGAGCCTCATCACCATGTTCGTCGTCCCGGTGCTGGTCTTTGAGGACAGAGGCGTATTCGATGCAATGAAGGGATCGCTCGGGTTGTTCAAGAAGACCTGGGGCGAGAGCGCAGTCGGCAGCCTCTCCATCGGGCTCGTCTTCGTTGCCATCGGTATTATCGGGTTCTTACTGATGCTCGCCACTCTGCTGCTGAACGATATCCTCGTCTTCTTTGCAGCAGTCGCCATCTATGTCGTGCTCATAGCAATCCTCGCCATCCTTGCCTCGGCGATGCAGGGAATCTTTGTGGTGGCATTGTATATCTATGCAAAGACCGGTCAGGTGCCACCCGTCTTCAACCGTGACCTGGTGGAAGGGGCATTCACTCCCAGATCTCAGAAGTTCGGGGGAACTATCTGA